A stretch of Procambarus clarkii isolate CNS0578487 chromosome 20, FALCON_Pclarkii_2.0, whole genome shotgun sequence DNA encodes these proteins:
- the LOC138366815 gene encoding pre-mRNA-splicing factor 38B-like — protein MDDLNATRMRSTDTAPQRDVVAQCGIKSTGYVKVRQQLAFQGSSPFTGEYMRNGRKRSRESVKNIQHVTQGSTHNIRGRKRSREPVKDIQHVTQGSTHNIRGRKRSREPVKDIQHVTQGSTHNIRGRKRSREPVKDIQHVTQGSTQNIRDRKRSREPVKDIQHVTQGSTHNIRGRKRSREPVKDIQHVTQGSTHNIRGRKRSREPVKDIQHVTQGSTQNIRGHRQQQQQQQRDNKTQQSESEDDQAG, from the exons ATGGATGACCTCAACGCAACAAGAATGAGAAGCACTGACACGGCTCCTCAACGAGACGTTGTGGCACAATGTGGTATAAAGAGTACTGGTTATGTCAAGGTGCGCCAACAACTGGCTTTCCAGGGTTCGAGTCCGTTCACAGGAGAGTATATGAGGAATG GTCGTAAGAGGTCTCGTGAATCAGTCAAAAACATCCAGCATGTGACGCAAGGAAGCACTCATAACATACGAGGTCGTAAGAGGTCTCGTGAACCAGTCAAAGACATCCAGCATGTGACGCAAGGAAGCACTCATAACATACGAGGTCGTAAGAGGTCTCGTGAACCAGTCAAAGACATCCAGCATGTGACGCAAGGAAGCACTCATAACATACGAGGTCGTAAGAGGTCTCGTGAACCCGTCAAAGACATCCAGCATGTGACGCAAGGAAGCACTCAGAACATACGAGATCGTAAGAGATCTCGTGAACCAGTCAAAGACATCCAGCATGTGACGCAAGGAAGCACTCATAACATACGAGGTCGTAAGAGGTCTCGTGAACCAGTCAAAGACATCCAGCATGTGACGCAAGGAAGCACTCATAACATACGAGGTCGTAAGAGGTCACGTGAACCAGTCAAAGACATCCAGCATGTGACGCAAGGAAGCACTCAGAACATACGAGGTC